A single genomic interval of Anopheles marshallii chromosome 2, idAnoMarsDA_429_01, whole genome shotgun sequence harbors:
- the LOC128708542 gene encoding larval/pupal cuticle protein H1C, with product MKFLAIAVLVLVASVYAEDQPMESMKAKRGIHFGLGYHHAPAVVSHSYVAPAPVIAHSAPLVAAPVAYHAPIAKTYVAHAPIVHHAPIVHHAPLAAYHAPLYHGAVYSTLHRR from the exons ATGAAGTTCTTG GCTATCGCTGTTCTGGTTCTCGTCGCTTCGGTCTACGCCGAAGACCAACCAATGGAGTCGATGAAGGCTAAGCGTGGCATTCACTTCGGCCTGGGATACCATCATGCTCCGGCAGTGGTGTCGCACTCGTACGTTGCTCCGGCCCCAGTTATTGCCCATTCTGCACCGCTCGTAGCTGCTCCCGTTGCGTATCACGCCCCGATCGCCAAGACCTACGTTGCCCACGCTCCGATCGTGCACCATGCTCCGATCGTGCATCATGCTCCACTCGCTGCCTATCATGCTCCGCTCTACCACGGTGCCGTCTACTCCACCCTGCACCGTCGTTAA
- the LOC128719597 gene encoding tetra-peptide repeat homeobox protein 1-like, translated as MKAAKLFCVLFVLAIARVQGAAQQEGVDHQKRAIGHGYGLGLGLGATAFGATALAAPALAAPLTAPIGGPIIGAPIGPIGLPAGPIGIPAGPIGLPAGPIGLPAGPFIGGAFAPAAIPALPAPGPVFAPAPPTVAVAPTVTRNILTTVQQPVPVPYPQPVPVDRPVPVPVHVTVPVDRPVPVPHPVAVPVHVPRPYPVPVPQPYPVTVTRTVGVPVPQPYPVHHAVPVPQPVPVPQPVPVPQPVPVPHPVAVPHPVVVPAPVPTLPIAPFPAYGYGGFLPSYGKVYGGGITLQKVYTGHSHGLGLLGLKKYLG; from the exons ATGAAAGCGGCAAAA CTGTTTTGCGTTCTTTTCGTTCTTGCGATTGCAAGGGTGCAAGGTGCCGCTCAGCAGGAGGGAGTTGATCATCAGAAGCGAGCTATTGGACATGGGTACGGGCTGGGATTAGGGCTGGGAGCAACGGCCTTCGGAGCTACGGCTCTGGCAGCACCAGCACTAGCTGCGCCGTTGACGGCACCCATCGGAGGACCAATCATCGGTGCACCGATCGGGCCGATTGGGCTGCCAGCTGGGCCAATCGGTATTCCAGCCGGACCAATCGGATTGCCGGCCGGACCGATCGGACTCCCGGCAGGACCGTTCATCGGTGGCGCATTTGCACCAGCCGCCATTCCCGCGCTTCCAGCTCCCGGTCCGGTGTTTGCTCCCGCACCGCCAACAGTGGCCGTTGCACCCACGGTGACGCGTAACATTTTGACCACCGTACAACAACCCGTCCCCGTACCCTACCCGCAACCCGTCCCCGTCGACCGTCCCGTACCCGTGCCGGTGCACGTGACCGTACCCGTCGATCGTCCCGTGCCGGTACCGCATCCGGTCGCCGTTCCCGTCCATGTCCCCCGTCCTTatccggttccggtgcctCAGCCATATCCTGTCACCGTTACGCG AACCGTGGGTGTTCCAGTGCCTCAGCCATACCCGGTACATCATGCCGTACCGGTACCGCAACCCGTCCCAGTGCCACAACCGGTCCCGGTTCCACAGCCTGTGCCCGTACCGCATCCGGTGGCTGTACCGCATCCGGTGGTGGTACCGGCGCCTGTTCCCACGCTTCCCATCGCCCCGTTCCCGGCCTACGGATACGGTGGTTTTCTGCCTTCCTATGGCAAGGTGTACGGTGGTGGTATCACGCTGCAGAAGGTGTACACCGGCCACAGTCACGGGCTCGGTTTGTTGGGATTGAAGAAGTATCTCGGTTAA
- the LOC128719598 gene encoding tetra-peptide repeat homeobox protein 1-like has product MKLLILAVLPLALVYAGAEKDISGLVKGNQNQPAEQPFKQLASKKEKRGIFGLGAYAPAAPVYGHAFAHSVHQHLLPAADPLTPVALPGPALPAFAGGPYLGSHAHTHTVVTKKVGIPIPAPYAVPVERPYPVPVKVHVPVPIDRPYPVAVPRPYAVPVEKPYPVPIDRPYPVAVPHPVPVPVIKHVGYPVPAPVPVAIPKPVPVPVHTPYIVEKPVVAAVAPDPWATAKLW; this is encoded by the exons atgaagcTTTTG ATATTAGCCGTGCTACCTTTAGCGTTAGTTTACGCTGGAGCGGAAAAGGATATTAGCGGGTTGGTAAAAGGTAATCAAAACCAACCAGCCGAACAGCCCTTCAAGCAGTTGGCCTCGAAGAAAGAGAAACGGGGAATCTTCGGACTCGGTGCGTATGCTCCAGCGGCACCCGTTTACGGACACGCTTTCGCACATTCGGTCCATCAGCATCTGTTACCAGCGGCCGATCCATTGACACCAGTCGCCCTACCTGGACCCGCATTGCCCGCCTTTGCCGGAGGCCCGTATCTAGGATCTCACGCTCATACGCACACGGTGGTTACGAAGAAGGTTGGAATTCCTATTCCGGCACCGTACGCAGTACCAGTCGAGAGACCATACCCCGTACCAGTCAAA GTCCATGTACCAGTTCCGATAGATCGTCCATACCCGGTGGCTGTTCCACGACCATATGCCGTCCCGGTTGAAAAGCCGTATCCAGTACCGATTGATCGTCCCTATCCGGTAGCCGTGCCACATCCCGTGCCGGTGCCTGTAATTAAGCACGTGGGCTATCCCGTACCGGCACCCGTTCCGGTAGCCATTCCAAAGCCCGTTCCTGTCCCGGTGCATACTCCTTATATCGTAGAAAAGCCAGTTGTTGCGGCAGTTGCTCCCGATCCCTGGGCTACTGCCAAGCTTTGGTAA
- the LOC128707019 gene encoding Golgi SNAP receptor complex member 1, translating into MGTEWDALRKQARHLENDIDMKLIAFNKVGVGAASSSATASNTDTSPLLGDHVFESLSLEIEQMLDKLSNINEKMSEIPNSGAAVMHVLQRHREILHGYRQEYLKIQANHTTRMEREELLRGSGLGTSSPSTSGLSRRDMYLKENTHLHSSSSLVNDQISIAMETKEHLTSQRQHLKRFQTRMHDISNRFPLISSLIQRINIRKRRESLIIGGVIAVCTILLLLYAFH; encoded by the exons ATGGGAACCGAGTGGGATG CGCTTCGGAAGCAGGCTCGCCATTTGGAGAACGACATCGATATGAAATTGATCGCCTTCAACAAGGTTGGCGTTGGTGCAGCTAGCTCCTCTGCGACGGCTAGCAACACGGACACGTCACCTCTGCTAGGGGACCATGTCTTTGAATCGCTATCATTGGAGATAGAGCAAATGCTGGACAAACTGTCCAACATCAATGAAAAGATGTCTGAGATTCCAAACAGTGGTGCAGCCGTCATGCATGTACTACAAAGACACCGCGAAATACTGCAC GGTTACCGGCAGGAATATTTGAAGATACAGGCAAACCACACGACGCGCATGGAACGCGAAGAGTTGTTGCGTGGGTCTGGGCTGGGAACTTCGTCTCCATCAACGTCCGGGTTGAGCCGTCGGGATATGTACCTTAAGGAAAATACCCATTTGCACAGTTCCAGCTCGCTAGTGAATGACCAAATCAGCATCGCGatggaaacaaaagaacatcTAACATCACAGCGGCAACACTTGAAGCGGTTCCAAACGCGTATGCACGATATATCGAACCGCTTTCCGCTCATATCCAG CCTAATCCAACGAATCAATATACGCAAGCGAAGGGAGTCACTTATCATTGGCGGCGTGATAGCGGTCTGTACAATCTTACTACTGTTGTACGCATTTCACTGA
- the LOC128709688 gene encoding COX assembly mitochondrial protein 2 homolog, translating to MHTDLSPHLHSTECNLIIEELKKCHSENKFAKFLGICNDLDRQMIVCLRNERKTRQKLNREKALEKQKRVQQLMREQQ from the exons ATGCATACAGACCTATCTCCGCATTTACATTCAACTGAATGCAATTTAATAATCGAAGAGTTGAAAAAGTGTCATTCCGAG aatAAATTTGCCAAATTCCTTGGCATCTGCAATGATCTGGATCGCCAAATGATAGTGTGCTTGCggaatgaaaggaaaactcGCCAGAAACTAAACCGAGAGAAAGCACTGGAAAAACAGAAACGTGTTCAGCAGCTGATGAGAGAACAGCAA
- the LOC128709693 gene encoding protein Abitram, which produces MLTSLEDYWYEEESQEIRGVKVPSIVNDFIENQPSIVERFYTKLYNVPANKSDEPQQILFHSNRICLVGLAKEHVAFKKGIRSVSFEVGKFDRSENKVSGRKKSGGMILQADSTLALVTCVDDSVYKVRSCVQGKLVEVNDRIVDKPDMMGLSGEGYVAIVMPKPEHCDALKERLLSEEAYHKMREN; this is translated from the coding sequence ATGTTGACGTCCTTGGAAGATTACTGGTACGAAGAGGAATCGCAGGAAATTCGCGGCGTAAAAGTTCCCTCAATAGTGAACGATTTCATAGAGAATCAGCCATCGATTGTAGAGCGTTTCTATACGAAACTGTATAACGTACCGGCCAATAAGTCAGATGAGCCCCAGCAGATATTATTCCACTCCAACCGAATATGTTTGGTGGGTCTCGCCAAAGAACATGTCGCATTTAAGAAGGGCATCCGGAGCGTAAGCTTCGAAGTAGGCAAATTCGACCGAAGCGAGAACAAGGTGTCGGGTCGTAAAAAGAGTGGAGGAATGATCCTGCAGGCCGATTCTACGCTGGCGTTGGTGACGTGTGTGGACGACAGTGTGTATAAGGTAAGATCTTGTGTGCAGGGTAAACTGGTAGAAGTAAATGATCGTATCGTTGATAAGCCGGATATGATGGGTCTCAGTGGAGAAGGATACGTTGCAATAGTAATGCCGAAGCCAGAACATTGTGATGCGTTAAAGGAAAGATTGTTGAGCGAAGAAGCGTATCACAAAATGAGggaaaactaa
- the LOC128710377 gene encoding dentin sialophosphoprotein, which translates to MRRISVWVLLGLALFTLSTAGLQVQAEAPTEYECRPYIERAIKDLKSESAEVADENASIENTIDVTSQEEEDNTAAEEVSTEETDAAADDGSEEITPSEEVQEQLFADEAEDEATEADPAADGESENVEDTEETEQDEDDEDDEDNQDEQDEEDATEENVQSEETEPTVSEEAEQSEDVQTESEELTSEESANQVLDDNEEDDDDGEDDDDEEENDDVATVEVTQSAEEATERQEKETDDEDDDENDDDGDDDEDDEDETPVKVDDETKSEEQNDDDDEEENDDDDDDDDDEEEEHEEQNNTEDDEDDDVEEENAAKGSYDDREQEDDENASAEDDEDDDLEEENAAKASYDDREEEEDEDVSAEDADTVSEEGSENDEVVDSSEDTNQNDDLEGTNSEEQETDTDNDDEDEDDLTEESVASGEEADTEEAPTSGEVEDDDDDDNVSEETERDTVETSTATSEEENDDSEPEASEQSEEQVVESQEDDSAPQDDASKEEPADESSEDATTVEDVESTSQEQEEQSAEEASDVQEAAEESAEEADAESAEQETPDAEDESEEEVVVKQDSEESLAQAGEESVEKASEETETESQEESFPEEDLLLEYEIPSNLRDTTHIYELLNINDDAPAREKALQDTADVILRDLKRIYDNSIKPLETLYKYRDLSNRHFGDPEIFSKPLVLFMGPWSGGKSTILNYLTHNEYTPNSVRTGAEPSPAYFNILMHGDEPEVLDGTQLAADWTFSGLQKFGQGLLDRLRGQKLPNQLLERVNIVEIPGILEVRKQVSKYFPFNDACQWFIDRADIIFLVYDPSKLDVGPETEAILDQLKGREYQTRILLNKADQVKPEELLRVQSALIWNISPLMSSAQPPVMYTVSLWSNPFEVGAPVRLLQAQERTLLLDLGQAIDKRIENKIASARRFAVRVRNHAKMVDCYLTTYYNHKTLFGNKKQISEKIIANPQDYHIYEGLSTLTNISRYDLPDPEVYRDFFHLNPLYEFKKLSETCTYFRGCPINKLDVAIAYELPELVGKYKKMSEAALAKLDVLTPTSDFGKGKSNS; encoded by the exons ATGCGACGAATTTCAGTGTGGGTCCTGTTGGGCCTAGCGCTGTTTACCCTTAGCACTGCGG GATTACAGGTACAAGCTGAAGCACCAACCGAGTACGAATGCAGACCTTACATTGAGAGAGCCATTAAAGATCTAAAGTCCGAATCAG CGGAAGTTGCCGACGAAAATGCCAGCATAGAGAACACGATCGATGTAACAAGCCAGGAAGAGGAGGACAACACGGCAGCGGAGGAAGTGAGTACCGAGGAAACGGACGCAGCTGCGGACGATGGTTCGGAAGAGATAACTCCCTCGGAAGAGGTACAGGAGCAGTTGTTTGCCGATGAAGCGGAGGACGAAGCGACCGAAGCGGACCCGGCAGCTGATGGAGAGTCGGAAAATGTAGAAGACACGGAAGAAACCGAACAGGACgaggacgatgaggacgaTGAGGACAACCAGGATGAGCAGGACGAGGAGGACGCAACCGAAGAAAATGTGCAATCCGAGGAAACCGAACCGACCGTGTCCGAAGAAGCTGAACAGTCTGAGGACGTCCAAACGGAATCGGAAGAGCTGACGTCCGAAGAATCCGCCAACCAGGTGCTGGACGACAATGAggaggatgacgatgatggcgaggatgatgacgacgaggaGGAGAATGATGATGTAGCTACGGTAGAAGTCACTCAATCCGCGGAGGAAGCTACCGAGAGACAGGAAAAAGAaactgatgatgaagatgacgacgaaaacgatgatgatggtgatgatgatgag GATGATGAAGACGAGACGCCAGTAAAAGTAGACGATGAGACCAAATCAGAGGAACagaatgatgacgatgacgaagaagagaatgatgatgatgatgatgatgatgatgatgaagaggaAGAACatgaagaacaaaataatactgaagatgatgaggatgatgatgtagAAGAGGAAAATGCTGCTAAAGGCTCGTACGACGATCGTGAGCAGGAAGATGATGAAAATGCTTCTGCAgaagatgatgaggatgacgaTCTAGAAGAGGAAAATGCTGCTAAAGCATCGTACGACGATCGTgaggaggaagaggatgaAGATGTTTCTGCGGAAGACGCAGATACCGTCTCAGAGGAGGGTAGTGAAAATGACGAAGTAGTCGATAGTTCCGAGGACACTAACCAGAATGACGATTTG GAAGGAACAAATTCAGAGGAACAGGAAACTGACACAGATAAcgacgatgaagatgaagatgatttgACTGAGGAATCGGTGGCTAGTGGTGAGGAAGCTGACACGGAAGAGGCACCGACCAGTGGAGAAGTGgaagatgatgacgatgatgacaatGTGAGTGAAGAAACGGAACGTGATACAGTGGAAACCAGTACTGCAACAAGCGAGGAG GAGAACGACGATTCTGAACCTGAGGCTAGTGAGCAATCTGAGGAGCAAGTGGTCGAAAGTCAGGAAGATGATTCTGCTCCTCAGGATGATGCTTCCAAGGAAGAGCCTGCCGACGAGAGCAGCGAGGACGCAACCACTGTAGAGGATGTAGAATCAACCTCTCAGGAGCAGGAAGAACAAAGCGCTGAAGAGGCATCCGATGTCCAGGAAGCTGCTGAAGAGAGTGCTGAGGAAGCTGACGCAGAATCGGCAGAACAGGAAACCCCTGACGCGGAAGATGAAAGCGAAGAGGAGGTCGTTGTGAAGCAGGACTCGGAGGAATCTTTGGCCCAGGCAGGGGAAGAAAGTGTTGAGAAAGCATCCGaagaaaccgaaaccgaatcaCAGGAAGAGTCATTCCCCGAGGAAGATCTGCTATTG GAGTACGAAATTCCATCGAACCTTAGAGATACTACGCACATCTACGAACTGCTGAATATCAACGACGACGCACCCGCCCGGGAGAAGGCCCTGCAAGATACGGCCGACGTGATCTTGCGCGATCTTAAGCGTATCTACGACAACTCGATCAAACCCCTCGAAACCTTGTACAAGTATCGCGATCTCAGCAACCGTCACTTTGGCGATCCGGAGATATTCTCGAAACCGCTCGTGCTGTTCATGGGTCCGTGGAGCGGTGGCAAATCAACCATTCTGAACTATCTGACACACAATGAGTACACGCCTAACTCTGTGCGGACAG GTGCTGAACCGTCGCCCGCATACTTTAACATTTTAATGCACGGTGACGAGCCGGAGGTTTTGGATGGTACCCAACTGGCCGCCGATTGGACTTTCTCGGGATTGCAAAAGTTTGGACAGGGTCTGCTTGACCGTCTGCGTGGTCAAAAGCTGCCCAACCAGCTGCTCGAAAGG GTTAACATTGTGGAAATTCCAGGCATTTTGGAGGTCCGGAAGCAGGTGTCCAAGTACTTCCCGTTCAACGATGCCTGCCAGTGGTTTATTGATCGCGCTGACATCATCTTCCTGGTGTACGACCCATCCAAGCTGGACGTTGGACCAGAAACTGAAGCCATCCTGGACCAGCTCAAGGGACGAGAATATCAG ACCCGAATCCTACTAAACAAAGCTGATCAAGTGAAACCTGAGGAGCTGTTGCGAGTGCAGAGTGCCTTGATCTGGAACATTTCTCCGCTGATGTCGTCGGCGCAACCACCGGTCATGTACACGGTGTCTCTATGGTCCAATCCGTTCGAAGTAGGAGCACCCGTCCGTCTGCTCCAAGCACAGGAACGAACTTTGCTGCTCGATCTTGGCCAGGCTATCGATAAACGAATTGAGAACAAAATTGCCAGTGCACGTCGATTTGCG GTTCGCGTCCGCAATCACGCGAAGATGGTGGATTGCTACCTCACTACGTACTACAACCACAAGACGCTGTTCGGTAATAAGAAGCAGATTTCCGAGAAAATCATTGCCAACCCGCAGGACTATCACATCTACGAGGGCCTTTCGACGTTGACCAACATTTCTCGATACGATCTGCCCGATCCGGAAGTTTATCGGGATTTCTTCCACCTGAACCCTCTGTACGAGTTCAAGAAGCTTTCCGAAACGTGCACATACTTCCGCGGCTGTCCGATCAACAAGCTCGACGTTGCGATTGCGTACGAGCTGCCCGAACTGGTCGGCAAGTACAAGAAAATGTCGGAGGCTGCTCTTGCTAAGCTGGATGTACTCACGCCCACATCCGATTTCGGCAAGGGGAAATCGAATAGTTGA